A single region of the Paramicrobacterium fandaimingii genome encodes:
- a CDS encoding ABC transporter substrate-binding protein yields the protein MTSVAALALTGCSRDSGGGGENGESASPGITDTTITFGITSPLTGSTAGPGNCTVDGAKAYFGVKNDEGGIKFGDGKTRTVEIKAYDDGYDPQKALANFQQMVSDGVFAAGLGLGTPTNRAWREAAIDEKVPQVLVQTGDPLFSDREKSPEQLGLVPTYLDEGAAFGDLLVESGEDHKVAILYQNDDYGKGYVEGFKGAIEDASNITVTDELTYEATDTSVDAQITELASTGADVIFNAMSITPLTIAALQKAQALDWLPSWFLPSNTSSPGAILEPGGADAFPGVYSVAFSQSSSSPAFQESDEGKAFLEAIDTYTDQDGAPAFPHCVWSWIGAATLEQAFTNMKEPTRESFMNALFDISDFSAPFMLEGSTIDTTTDGKPAVSNVQVQKYNGKGYDVADAIG from the coding sequence ATGACCTCCGTCGCCGCGCTCGCCCTCACGGGCTGCTCCCGCGACAGTGGTGGTGGCGGAGAGAACGGAGAGTCGGCAAGCCCGGGTATCACCGACACGACAATTACCTTCGGAATCACGAGTCCGCTTACCGGTTCGACGGCAGGCCCCGGCAACTGCACAGTCGATGGTGCGAAGGCATACTTCGGTGTGAAGAACGACGAGGGCGGCATCAAATTCGGCGACGGCAAGACTCGCACTGTCGAGATCAAAGCCTATGACGACGGATACGATCCGCAGAAGGCTCTCGCAAACTTCCAGCAGATGGTCTCGGATGGCGTGTTTGCTGCCGGGCTCGGTCTCGGTACGCCGACCAACCGAGCATGGCGCGAAGCGGCTATCGACGAGAAGGTCCCTCAGGTTCTCGTGCAGACAGGTGATCCGCTGTTCAGCGATCGCGAAAAGAGCCCCGAACAGCTCGGGCTGGTTCCGACCTACCTCGACGAGGGGGCCGCGTTCGGTGATCTGCTGGTGGAGTCAGGCGAGGACCACAAGGTAGCGATCCTCTACCAGAACGATGATTACGGCAAAGGCTACGTTGAGGGCTTCAAGGGTGCGATCGAGGATGCCTCGAACATCACCGTCACAGACGAGCTGACGTACGAAGCAACAGACACGTCAGTCGATGCTCAGATCACCGAGCTTGCTTCAACAGGCGCCGACGTGATCTTCAACGCGATGTCGATCACCCCTCTGACGATCGCAGCGCTGCAGAAGGCGCAGGCGTTGGACTGGCTGCCCAGCTGGTTCCTTCCGTCGAACACGTCGAGCCCCGGGGCGATCCTTGAGCCTGGTGGCGCAGACGCGTTCCCCGGGGTCTACTCGGTGGCATTCTCGCAGTCATCGTCGAGCCCCGCGTTCCAGGAGAGCGACGAAGGAAAGGCGTTCCTTGAGGCAATAGACACGTACACAGATCAAGATGGCGCGCCCGCGTTCCCGCACTGCGTGTGGAGCTGGATTGGTGCCGCGACTCTCGAGCAGGCGTTCACGAACATGAAAGAGCCGACGCGCGAGAGCTTCATGAATGCGCTCTTCGACATCTCGGACTTCTCCGCTCCCTTTATGTTGGAAGGGTCGACCATCGATACGACCACGGACGGCAAGCCGGCAGTGTCGAATGTGCAGGTGCAGAAGTACAACGGCAAGGGGTACGACGTCGCTGACGCGATAGGTTGA
- a CDS encoding 4-hydroxybenzoate 3-monooxygenase → MKTVRTRVAIIGAGPAGLMLAHLLSKADIESVVIDRRSRDEIETTIRAGILEQGTVELLESSGASTRVRTESTRHNGIELRFAGNGHRIDFDALVGRGVFLYPQHEVLKDLIAVRLAGGHDLRFGVTAERIEDAETARPRVITTESDGTQVAIEADFVVGADGSHSVSRAAVTGSHTGGYFREYPFAWFGVLCEAPPSAEELIYSNSPNGFALISQRSETIQRMYFQCDPETDAQAYTEEQLWEELQSRVPGTTLHEGPIFQRDVLRFRSFVSHELLHGRVALIGDAAHTVPPTGAKGMNLAIADVVLLDQALRALLLDDDTRLLDAFSEKALHRIWKAQHFSWWMTSMLHVAPGASEFDRRRQLGELRSVVESESGRRYLAEAYTGWPLESLT, encoded by the coding sequence ATGAAAACCGTTCGCACCCGCGTCGCGATCATCGGCGCTGGCCCCGCGGGCCTGATGCTTGCTCACCTGCTGAGCAAGGCTGACATCGAGTCGGTCGTGATCGATCGACGTTCGCGCGATGAAATCGAGACGACGATTCGCGCCGGCATCCTCGAGCAGGGAACGGTCGAGCTCCTCGAGTCGTCTGGCGCGTCCACGCGAGTGCGCACGGAGTCCACGCGCCACAACGGCATCGAGCTGCGATTCGCCGGCAACGGTCATCGCATCGACTTCGACGCCCTCGTTGGGCGTGGCGTGTTTCTCTACCCCCAACACGAAGTGCTCAAAGACCTCATCGCCGTGCGCCTCGCCGGGGGCCATGACCTGCGCTTCGGCGTCACAGCCGAGCGGATCGAGGATGCTGAAACTGCGCGCCCGCGCGTCATCACGACAGAATCCGATGGCACACAGGTCGCAATCGAGGCCGACTTCGTCGTGGGAGCGGATGGTTCACACAGCGTGTCGCGCGCGGCCGTCACGGGATCGCACACCGGCGGGTACTTTCGCGAGTATCCGTTCGCATGGTTCGGAGTGCTGTGCGAAGCTCCGCCGAGTGCAGAAGAGCTCATCTACAGCAATTCCCCCAACGGCTTCGCGCTGATCAGCCAGCGCAGCGAGACGATTCAGCGCATGTACTTCCAGTGCGACCCCGAGACCGACGCACAGGCATACACAGAGGAACAGCTGTGGGAAGAGCTCCAGTCACGCGTCCCCGGAACGACACTTCATGAGGGGCCGATCTTCCAGCGAGACGTTCTGCGGTTCCGCAGCTTCGTGTCGCACGAGCTCCTGCACGGACGGGTTGCCTTGATCGGCGACGCCGCACACACCGTTCCGCCAACGGGTGCAAAGGGAATGAACCTCGCAATCGCCGATGTCGTGCTGCTTGATCAGGCTCTGCGTGCCCTGCTGCTCGATGACGACACCCGACTGCTCGACGCATTCTCAGAGAAAGCACTGCATCGCATCTGGAAGGCACAGCACTTCTCGTGGTGGATGACGAGCATGCTCCACGTTGCTCCGGGTGCCTCGGAGTTCGACCGTCGCCGCCAGCTCGGCGAACTGCGCTCGGTCGTTGAGTCGGAGTCCGGCCGGCGCTATCTCGCTGAGGCATACACCGGTTGGCCTCTTGAGTCGCTGACCTGA
- a CDS encoding IclR family transcriptional regulator → MANSPSGDSAVDRVVRVLDTFTADRTVQTASEIGRRAGLPSSTAHRIVDGLVHSGLLERDDANRIRLGMRLWELALRGSHALRLRQAALPSMETVQARVREHTQLAVLEHDEALFLERLSHPDAGANITRIAGRLPLHASSSGLVLLAYAENEVRERVLARPLRALSADTVTDPDSLRRLLAGIRQRGHVVAPGSIETVSTGVAVPVRQNGAVIAALSVVLPRDAPTIDALTTLMAAARRVQKALNRSRD, encoded by the coding sequence ATGGCGAACTCGCCCAGCGGAGATTCAGCGGTCGACCGCGTCGTGCGTGTGCTCGACACGTTCACCGCAGACCGCACGGTGCAGACAGCATCCGAGATCGGTCGACGCGCCGGGCTGCCCTCGTCGACAGCGCACCGCATCGTCGACGGGCTGGTCCACAGCGGCCTCCTCGAGCGAGACGACGCAAATCGCATACGACTCGGAATGCGGCTGTGGGAACTGGCGCTGCGCGGATCCCACGCGCTGCGCCTGCGTCAAGCCGCGCTGCCCTCCATGGAAACCGTTCAAGCGAGAGTGCGAGAGCACACGCAGCTCGCCGTGCTCGAGCACGACGAAGCGCTCTTTCTTGAGCGGCTTTCCCACCCCGACGCGGGGGCGAACATCACGCGCATCGCCGGGCGCCTGCCGCTGCACGCCTCGTCGTCTGGGCTCGTTCTTCTCGCGTACGCCGAGAATGAGGTGCGCGAGAGGGTGCTGGCGAGGCCATTACGTGCCCTCTCGGCAGACACCGTGACCGACCCAGACTCATTGCGTCGCCTGCTCGCAGGCATCCGCCAGCGTGGCCATGTCGTCGCTCCCGGATCTATCGAGACCGTCTCGACAGGAGTCGCGGTGCCGGTGCGGCAGAACGGTGCGGTGATCGCGGCACTTTCTGTCGTGCTTCCGCGCGACGCACCCACCATCGACGCGCTGACCACGCTCATGGCAGCCGCTCGTCGAGTGCAGAAAGCACTGAATCGCTCACGCGACTAA
- a CDS encoding SDR family NAD(P)-dependent oxidoreductase, protein MTNNPVALITGANKGIGHQTAKDLAAHGFTVLVGSRDLDRGLAAAADITGDAVAVQLDVTDHASVDAAAKRIRREFGRLDVLVNNAGVSFIGDSETPLQERASSGLLTQVPLDIARQIYEINVFGVIAITQALLPLLRETPNARIVNVGSGGGSLTANADPSNPHRSMFGVYSASKSALHAVSLAFATALEPDGINVYTIDPGMTATSLNNFQGTKTVEDGAHHVVEMALRESGRTGSFTSDEGPVAW, encoded by the coding sequence ATGACGAACAATCCTGTCGCACTCATCACCGGAGCAAACAAGGGAATCGGGCACCAGACGGCGAAAGACCTTGCCGCCCACGGCTTCACCGTGCTCGTCGGCTCGCGCGATCTCGATCGCGGGTTGGCCGCCGCCGCCGACATCACCGGCGACGCCGTCGCCGTGCAGCTCGATGTCACGGACCACGCGTCGGTCGATGCCGCCGCCAAACGCATTCGTCGGGAGTTCGGTCGCCTCGACGTTCTCGTCAACAATGCCGGAGTCTCCTTCATCGGAGACTCGGAAACGCCGCTCCAGGAGCGGGCATCATCTGGTCTTCTCACCCAGGTTCCCCTCGACATCGCCCGGCAGATTTACGAGATCAACGTGTTCGGCGTCATCGCCATCACTCAGGCGCTGCTCCCGCTCCTGCGCGAGACTCCCAACGCTCGTATCGTCAATGTGGGAAGCGGCGGCGGTTCGCTCACGGCCAACGCCGACCCGTCGAACCCGCACCGCTCGATGTTCGGAGTCTATTCGGCGTCGAAATCTGCACTTCACGCGGTGTCGCTTGCGTTCGCAACGGCGCTTGAACCCGACGGAATCAACGTGTATACGATCGATCCGGGGATGACAGCAACATCACTGAACAACTTCCAGGGAACAAAGACCGTCGAAGACGGCGCACACCACGTCGTCGAAATGGCGCTGCGCGAATCGGGGCGTACGGGCAGCTTCACAAGTGATGAGGGCCCTGTCGCCTGGTAA
- a CDS encoding AraC family transcriptional regulator, which yields MPADRLSDVLEFIDVRSVVSGSVAVSGPWEARSNVDEELKFCAVAQGSAWLSTDGLDEPILLEKGDVAVLNGRSWLALRGGTGDGPPASIHPPSAGTLTRVDDIDPDVADVFIGGRVDLSAVGKELLLQALPAVAWISASSDSAANVRAHIDQIFAELVADRVGSAFAIRQYGQLLLLEVLRSFMNDAAVPTGWLKVLADERLRPALTLIHEQPSKAWRLEDLAHAAMMSRTTFAERFREVAGTPPLTYLIHWRMLMAQRELRSRDTRMRPLALSLGYSSESAFSTAFKRHVGESPQGYRARMHVA from the coding sequence ATGCCCGCAGATCGATTGTCAGACGTGCTTGAGTTCATCGACGTTCGCAGCGTGGTCTCGGGCAGCGTGGCGGTGAGTGGGCCGTGGGAGGCGCGGTCGAATGTCGACGAAGAACTAAAGTTCTGCGCGGTCGCTCAGGGCAGCGCGTGGCTCTCGACGGATGGGCTCGACGAGCCGATTCTGCTTGAGAAGGGCGACGTCGCGGTTCTGAACGGACGCTCGTGGCTGGCGCTTCGCGGCGGCACCGGAGACGGGCCGCCCGCAAGCATCCACCCGCCATCTGCGGGCACGCTGACCCGTGTTGACGACATCGATCCCGACGTCGCAGACGTGTTCATCGGGGGACGTGTCGACCTGAGTGCCGTCGGGAAGGAGCTTCTGCTGCAGGCGCTGCCCGCCGTTGCGTGGATCAGCGCATCGTCTGACTCGGCCGCGAACGTGCGCGCACACATCGACCAGATCTTTGCCGAGCTCGTGGCGGATCGCGTGGGTTCTGCGTTTGCGATTCGCCAATACGGGCAGTTGCTCCTCCTCGAGGTGCTCCGCAGCTTCATGAATGACGCGGCAGTTCCGACGGGGTGGCTCAAGGTTCTCGCGGATGAACGGTTGCGACCAGCGCTCACGCTCATTCATGAGCAGCCGTCGAAGGCGTGGCGGTTGGAAGACCTCGCGCACGCGGCGATGATGTCGCGCACGACATTCGCTGAGCGCTTTCGTGAGGTGGCTGGAACGCCGCCGCTGACATACCTGATCCACTGGCGGATGCTGATGGCGCAGCGTGAGCTGCGGTCGCGCGACACGCGAATGCGGCCGCTGGCGCTCAGCCTCGGCTACTCGTCAGAGAGTGCGTTCAGCACGGCGTTCAAGCGTCACGTCGGGGAGTCGCCGCAGGGCTATCGAGCGCGCATGCACGTCGCGTAA
- a CDS encoding helix-turn-helix transcriptional regulator, whose product MIQDAARAGRARGTTPRESDDAQRRAELGGFLRARRNELSRSEVGLPPRTRGGDVGLRREEVSYLSGVSGTWYTWLEQGRDINPSRQVVDAVARTLRLDASAHSYVLALLGYSSPLPQQVPPTHDAPPSLQRLLDSWADPAFALAPDWAVLAWNDAYEQLYPGIATAADDDRNLLWLVFTDPYVRALLPDWERTSRRFLSEFRAETGPRLGDPAHGMLVERLSAASAAFRAGWESRDVQRFASRERLFQHPDVGLLHLEHHQLALSDHPEIHVVAYTPMPETDAAERLARLCAL is encoded by the coding sequence ATGATTCAGGATGCTGCGAGGGCAGGGCGCGCCCGAGGCACGACGCCGCGCGAAAGCGACGACGCTCAGCGCCGTGCCGAGCTGGGCGGCTTCCTGCGCGCGCGGCGCAACGAGCTGTCGCGCAGCGAAGTGGGGCTTCCGCCCCGCACTCGAGGCGGCGATGTCGGCCTGCGCCGCGAAGAGGTCTCCTATCTTTCCGGCGTGAGCGGCACCTGGTACACCTGGCTCGAGCAGGGCCGCGACATCAATCCCTCACGTCAAGTGGTGGATGCTGTCGCGCGCACGCTGCGCCTCGACGCATCCGCGCACTCTTACGTTTTGGCGCTGCTCGGCTACTCGAGCCCGCTCCCCCAACAGGTGCCGCCGACGCACGATGCTCCGCCGAGCCTGCAGCGCCTGCTCGACTCGTGGGCAGACCCGGCGTTTGCGTTGGCGCCTGACTGGGCGGTGCTCGCGTGGAACGACGCGTACGAACAGCTGTATCCGGGCATCGCGACGGCCGCAGACGACGATCGCAACCTGCTGTGGCTCGTCTTCACCGACCCGTACGTTCGCGCGCTGCTGCCCGACTGGGAGCGCACAAGTCGTCGCTTCCTCAGCGAGTTCCGCGCCGAGACGGGCCCGCGGCTCGGCGATCCGGCGCACGGCATGCTCGTCGAGAGGCTCAGCGCGGCGAGCGCTGCGTTTCGCGCAGGCTGGGAGAGCCGCGACGTGCAGCGCTTCGCCTCACGAGAGCGGCTGTTTCAGCATCCTGATGTCGGCCTTCTGCACCTGGAGCACCACCAGCTCGCGCTCTCGGACCATCCCGAGATCCACGTGGTCGCGTACACGCCGATGCCCGAGACGGATGCTGCGGAGCGCCTCGCCCGCCTGTGCGCGCTGTAG